From the genome of Gammaproteobacteria bacterium:
GGGGCCGCGTACGGCTACGCCAATATGGGACCTTACCGCGGCGGTCAGGCCGAGCTGCTGCGAGTTCCGTATGGAGACTTCAACTGTCTGGTGCTCCCCGAAGATGCCAAGGAGAAGGAAGACGATTATGTGATGCTATCCGACATCTTTCCGACCGGTTGGCATGCGACCGAACTCGCTCAGCTTCAACCCGGCGAATCCGTGGTGATTTACGGCGCCGGTCCGGTCGGCCTGCTGGCGGCGCATTCGGCCATGCTCAAGAGTGCCGCCAAGGTCATGGTGGTGGATCGCCAGCCCGACCGGCTGGCGCTGGCCGAATCGATCGGCGCCATCGCCATCGACGACTCCAAGGTCGATCCGGTCGAACGAGTGCTGGACCTGACCAAGGGCGGCGCCGACAAGGGGTGTGAATGCGTCGGCTGGCAATGCCACGAACCCGAGCACGGCCATGAAGTACCGAACATGACGATGAACAATCTGGTCCAGTCGGTGCGCGCGACCGGCCGGATCGGCGTCGTTGGTGTGTTCGTTCCGCAGGACCCGAATTCACCCGACGAATTGGCACAGCAGGGCGAACTCGCGTTCGACTT
Proteins encoded in this window:
- a CDS encoding glutathione-independent formaldehyde dehydrogenase, whose product is MKGLVYNGPRDVSVETVEDPRIEHPCDVLVKLTTTNICGSDLHMYEGRTNIEPGQVFGHENLGEVVAVGKAVSRVKTGDVVCLPFNISCGFCKNCERGLTAFCLTMNPGRAGAAYGYANMGPYRGGQAELLRVPYGDFNCLVLPEDAKEKEDDYVMLSDIFPTGWHATELAQLQPGESVVIYGAGPVGLLAAHSAMLKSAAKVMVVDRQPDRLALAESIGAIAIDDSKVDPVERVLDLTKGGADKGCECVGWQCHEPEHGHEVPNMTMNNLVQSVRATGRIGVVGVFVPQDPNSPDELAQQGELAFDFGTFFDKGLSMGSGQTNVKAYNRQQCELIHAGLAKPSFIVSHHLSLDEAPDAYAHFDRREDGWTKVLLNPAA